Genomic window (Arctopsyche grandis isolate Sample6627 chromosome 5, ASM5162203v2, whole genome shotgun sequence):
ACATGTATTTATGATAATGCAAGCATGTTTTACCCTTTTGGATCACTGGGTTGCAAAATTGTTAGGGTATCTCGGGTTAAACAATGCTGCAGCAGTGTAAAcagatgaaaaattaaaattaaaacttaattttcaaCCATTCATTTAAAAGGCTTCAATATTATTTCACAACAAATCACAATATTATTACCACTGATGGTCACCACTAAGACTCTGTGAACATGTTATTTTAGTGGTCCTACACTCTTACACGAGAGTAAGTTGAACCTCAAGATTTTAGCAGCAAAATGGAATAGTTAAATGACATGATAATGAAGTTCTTAGAAATTGTACGGTGTTGTGCACTTGGAAATCCTCTACatcagtgcttcccaaattgggggtcgcgaccccctggggggccctaggatttctcgcggggtccgcgaaaatattcaatagaaagtactgttccgacttttgtaatgacgtgtggcaaacagtcttattaactgattgtcgattggcattattgacgagttggcattagtgtcggcccaagcggaaatacgcgacggtcgacagagtcaccgagtagacggcgtacggacagcttgtgttccgtacgctccgctggcccaccacgtgcaaattttacatttcaataaactacatcaaaccattatcgaagtcttttccatgatggtcacttcgaaccggacaccagtaacctaggccacaacaccaaacggacaaaccaataggaaaaaacgtggtcgagaaaaaatggatgtcaattaagaaatcggtatcgttcctttgttactatccatacctttccaatactaataacatgtttgcttctatttcagcaatatattgattgatgtacagaggtacatgaccgcgtgattgacgcagaaaatatataaataaaaacataacctacaaagacgcatgggacacagaggtaatccaaaattatcggaacgatcacataaacatcgtaaaggatattcaagtaagtgaatgtattcaatctcaggcaatctgttcaaaaggcaatcatgtgggtaggtcagtttttaaaaatatgttttaaagtataacaattaattaacgcgattgtataaaataatatcgcgctacgaaggaatgtttcatcggtcgcatcgaatttcgtattaaaagtgtaaaatcagatgtagtgtaaaattagcaaagcacgtggggaattatacttgtagccccaaagtggcttaaaccaattacataccggtatattcatataccggcagatctctttgtttcttaatgtgtgtagaaactttctcccccctcccccctccacaataaatgtggaattatacttgtagccccaaagtggcttaaaccaagtacataccggtatattcatatcggtagatctttgtttcttaatgtgtgtagaaacaccctccccccccccccttccacgataaatgtggaattatacttgtagccccaaagtggcttaaaccaagtacataccggtatattcatatcggtagatctttgtttcttaatgtgtgtagaaacaccctcccccccccccccttccacgataaatgtggaattacacttgtagccccaaagtggattaaatcaagtacataccggcatattcatacatcggtagatctctttgtttcataatgtgtgatgaaacagtggtgatttaaaataaatcacaagacttgtagccccaaagtggtttaaatcaagcacccaccaatttagggttgtaatttcttccaaaatatgttggatagattctggtgataatagttaaagtagaatattaagattcacggttaatcattgaatattattaccttatctctacgaatagttcaattgacagctatagtagagaacaactgtatttatgagacgaaatagtgcaactttctgaaacaaatgtcaagtgctgaaaacgaggaaatagaagcttcgacttccaagtcgcataaaggtcgaaatccaactagggacgtagaacctattagagacaggtcaagctctagaatacatcagactcgaagtcagactcaatcgatagaaatattagcgaaggaaaataaagtagaagttataatgacgtcaatagaattaaggtattcaggcgcggtacaaagactaaaaggaaaaatagataaatcctccgaattagatgaaggacagtatcaaaccattaaagaagcatacgattatgtccgaaaactccattacgaatatttagataaccttacagacataccgaaagcggccaaaatagacgaagagtacgatgcaattacaataacagttaaaaatcttaaagcagcattagattgccaatcctttcaagatagtaaactaaaggtagagcaagcaacaattaaatttgctagagataagttaccgacgttaaccattcccacatttcagggagatccatctgaatggcaatcgtttcaacaagcttttaagaatataataggaaacaaaacggaatattcgaatgtcacgaaattgcaatatttgcatcaatccttaatcggtcccgctttggcagctgtatcaggtttagatattagctcagacaattacgaaatagcttggagtattttagacaagcaatataatttaccaagacttaatctcaaaactaggattaattcactttgtgacttaaaattaatcacaagagaatcacatatcgaattgagaaatctattgaatcaggtaacagtgtgtattaaaaacattgaatcgttgggttacgcgagagaaattttagatccatgggtaacatgtttagttctaaggaaattaccttttaatatagtaagagactgggaaatatcgctggttagcagagaaatgccaccatatgaaagtttagagacattcttgcagaatagatgtaatgtattacaatctactgcatctgtaactacggtgaaggaattccctcatagtcgtcaaagaatcatgagaactcatgtcgcgaacaaaaacccatcaagtaaggtaaacgcatgcgcattctgtcgaaataatcatttcataggcaaatgtgataaattcaaagcaaaatccagtatggaaagaaatgaattcgttaaatctaataacatgtgttttaaatgtttaaattcatcgcataagataacaaattgcaagtctaactataattgcttaaggtgcaaacaaaaccatcacactttgttgcatcaggacgatacatttagttccaataatacgggaaggaagtcaattaatgctcattctactcatttctctcaaagggagataattttaccgacggtacaagtagacattataacgtccaatggaacggtcgttaagggtcgcacattattagattccggctcacaagtcaactatgttaccacatctttcgctaagaagaataacttcaagttagagaaaatctctcaaaaaattgtaggtatcgctaatcaagaaagtagcattcgtcacatcaccaaggtgaccataaggtcttcaaccactaattactcaaccaaagtgttgtgtttggtattaccagaaattactggcgaaattccaactgtgaaactggatcaacagttaatttcaataccagcgggaatcaagttatcagatcccctttggaataaaccgacgccaatcgatttattgctcggcgccgagatttgcgttcatgctatgaaagcaggaaccatccagttaggaaaaggtatgcctatcttaaaggataccgaattcggatggacaatagttggtccatatcccgaagtaaataatgctccagggaagagccacataggcttaagtcaattagacagtcacattcaaaacttttggatgatagaccaggttcctatggtaaaacatcaatctcttgaggagaaaagatgtgaggaacatttccaagcacacacatcacgagataaaaacggtagattttgtgtagctttaccatataaaaattccccggtagtattaggaagttcattgcacattgcggagaaaagacacaaaactttggaaagacgttttttagccaataataatttaaaaatggaatacaataaagttttagaagagtatataaattcaggacatatgtcagagtgtgaacctccggaggcacatgaggttcattgttattcacctcatcacgtcgtagttaaggagtctagccttaccactaaatatcgtgtagtttttgatgcgtccgcaaagacaacgtccaatat
Coding sequences:
- the LOC143911945 gene encoding uncharacterized protein LOC143911945; protein product: MSSAENEEIEASTSKSHKGRNPTRDVEPIRDRSSSRIHQTRSQTQSIEILAKENKVEVIMTSIELRYSGAVQRLKGKIDKSSELDEGQYQTIKEAYDYVRKLHYEYLDNLTDIPKAAKIDEEYDAITITVKNLKAALDCQSFQDSKLKVEQATIKFARDKLPTLTIPTFQGDPSEWQSFQQAFKNIIGNKTEYSNVTKLQYLHQSLIGPALAAVSGLDISSDNYEIAWSILDKQYNLPRLNLKTRINSLCDLKLITRESHIELRNLLNQVTVCIKNIESLGYAREILDPWVTCLVLRKLPFNIVRDWEISLVSREMPPYESLETFLQNRCNVLQSTASVTTVKEFPHSRQRIMRTHVANKNPSSKVNACAFCRNNHFIGKCDKFKAKSSMERNEFVKSNNMCFKCLNSSHKITNCKSNYNCLRCKQNHHTLLHQDDTFSSNNTGRKSINAHSTHFSQREIILPTVQVDIITSNGTVVKGRTLLDSGSQVNYVTTSFAKKNNFKLEKISQKIVGIANQESSIRHITKVTIRSSTTNYSTKVLCLVLPEITGEIPTVKLDQQLISIPAGIKLSDPLWNKPTPIDLLLGAEICVHAMKAGTIQLGKGMPILKDTEFGWTIVGPYPEVNNAPGKSHIGLSQLDSHIQNFWMIDQVPMVKHQSLEEKRCEEHFQAHTSRDKNGRFCVALPYKNSPVVLGSSLHIAEKRHKTLERRFLANNNLKMEYNKVLEEYINSGHMSECEPPEAHEVHCYSPHHVVVKESSLTTKYRVVFDASAKTTSNISLNNILMVGPSVQSDLLSLLLNFRLHKYVITADIKQMYRQIQIAEKNKNVQLNHNSLWWDGPSWLKLDESRWPRRPPEITIDLPERRVVTNATLVRENN